CCGGAAAAGCTGGATGGGCAGGGCTGTGATGGCCACGGTCAGGGCCAAAAAGGACAGCAGGGCAAAGTTGCTGAAGGCTTTGGAGCACAGGTAGGTGAATTTTTGAATGGGGCTGCTGAACACCAGTTGCCACACCCCCAGGCGGTGGTCCCGTTCCAGCGCATTTTTCACCAGATAAAATCCGGGCAGCGTGAACAGCATGGCCCCCAGAATGGCCACCACCAAACCCACCCAGGCGGAATTGTAAATTCCACGGGTGTTCATGGCGATCAGGGTCACGTAACTGGCGTCTTTTGCAGGCAGGTAAGAGCTGGTCAGGACCACCATCACCAGCAAAGCCAGAATCACGTAAGGGCTGCGCAACCGGTCTTTCAGGTCAGCCGAGGCGAGGCGCAAGCTGCGCACGGGGCACCTCCTCTTTGCGGGTGTAAAACAGGTAGGCGTCTTCCAGGGTGGGCACTGCTGCAACAGCTTTTGAGGATGGAGCCGTCTGACTGAGAACGCGCACCAGCACACCATCTTCCTGCTGCACACTGGCGCTGATGGTGTACCTGCTTTGCACTTCTGGAAGGTCCTGCTCGGAGACCAGCAGGTTCCAGACTTTGCCTTTCATGCTGTCCTGCAGGGTTTTTGTCTCGTTCTGGAACACCACCTGGCCCTGGGAGAGCAACACCACCTGACGGGCCGCAGATTCGAGGTCCGAAACGATGTGGGTGGAAATCAGGATGATGCGGTCTTTTGCCAGCGAAAGCAGCAGTTGCCTGAACCGCACCCGCTCCTCGGGGTCCAGACCCACGGTGGGTTCATCCAGAATCAGGAGTTCAGGGTCTCCCAGGAGGGCCTGGGCAATCCCCACCCGTTGCCGCATCCCACCGGAGAAATCTCCGATGGGGCGGTGCAGGGCACTGGAGAGGTTCAGGGCTTCCAGCAGTTCCAGCGAGCGTTTTCTGGCTTTTGCAGCAGGAATGTTCTTCAGGGCCGACACGTAATCCAGAAATTCCAGCGGGCTGAGGTTGGGGTAGGCATTGAAATCCTGGGGCAGGTAGCCCAGTCTGGAACGCAGAATCTGTGGGTTGCGGGTGATGTCCTGGCCCTGCCAGAGCAGTTTGCCTTCGGTGGGCCGCGTCAGGGTGGCCAGAATGCGGATCAGGCTGGATTTTCCGGCCCCGTTGGGTCCCAGCAGGCCAATGATTCCGGGCTGCAGTTGCAGATTCACGTCCTGCAAAGCGGTTTTCTCTTTTGAATAACGGTGGGTCAGGTGTTCAATTCGAAAGTCCATGGTCTGTCCTCCGTGCGGGCATGCTGCGCCCGGTGTGCCTGAAGTGCCCTCACAATGGCATGCGTGGCGGGCAAATGAAATTCAGCAAATCCCTGACCCGCCTCGAAAGGGGTGGGTTTGAGGGGGTTGATGAACCCGCAACTGCCATCCGGTTTCTGCTGAAAAGCCAGAAATTCAGCCACTTCGCGCACCACCGGGGTTTGCAGGTTCAGGTACAACATGAGTCTCAGCACATCTGCCGCCAGAGGCAGGTGGTATTCCCGGCAGGCCACCATCGCGCAGGCGGGGAGCACCGCCAGATGATCCTGTTCCAGCCTGGGGGGGTGATGCAGACTGTACCTCACCTGGGCCAGAAGCTCCTCATCCGAAAGCAGGAGCCAGTCCAGCACGGGACGGGGAGCGGGTGGCTCTGACCATTCGGCATTGAGGCTTTCTGGTTCCCCATTGCACATCTGCACGATGTCCTGCAACAATGCACGCTGATGTTCTGGGTGGGGTTCATGCAGTTTCAGTTCGGCCCAGGCCTGAACGCTTTTCCAGTTGAACAGGGAAATCAGGTCAGAGGCCCTGGTCCCCTCCAGGTGGGAAGGGGAGGTGCTTGCTGTGAACTTCTTGAAGCCAGCATTCTCCTGCTGGGAACTGGACCAACCTTCAAATTCAGACATAAAACATCTCCTTGCGAATGAGTGCAATGGCCAGATCGGCGCTGCTGCTGGCCGCATCCCACACCGAGGCGGGCCTGAGCTGCACGGCTTTTTGAATGGCCTGCTGGTACAGACGGCTGTCCGTGCCTGAAGTCAGGGCGTAATGCAACAATGCGCTGCTGAGGGGTTTCAGGGCCTGTCCGTTCAGGCTGGCCAGCAGTTCGGCGGTGCAGGTCACCTGCCAGTGTTGGGGCACCTGCAACCGGGCGGTGGAAGCCACCTTCAGCAGGTAATCCAGCACAGAGGTTTTCTCGTAGCACCACATCCAGGCCGGGACATGCACAGGCAAAACCGTGCTGTCGTAAGCAGCCTCTACATCGAACACATCGAAGCCAGAGAAGCCCAGTTCCTGCATGGACACGCTGACCTCCAGCAGGTAAGGGGGCATCCATTCGCTGTCCTGGATGTAATTCCATGCCAGCAGCCTGTGGATGGGTTCCAGCACCTGCTCCATGCGGGGGCCGCCAGACCTGCGGTACAGCCTGAGGAGCGGCAAACTGCTGATCAGCAGGGAGGGGTTGCGCATCAGGGTGTCCAGCCAGATCGGGGAGTGCAGCAGGGCCTGCACGGCTTTCAGCAGGCGGGGGATGTGTCCCAGTTGCTCGTGCAGCACCTCTTCCGGGAGGCACAGCAGCACCCGGCTGATCTGGGCCAGCTGAGAGAAATCCTGCTCCACCTCCTGCACAAAAATGCGTTTTGGAAGGCTGCCATTCAGAACCTCCAGCCAGTCTGTGGCGGTTTCGGGAAGTCTGGAAAGGGTCATGCAACCACCTGCTTTCCGTACACCATCACCGCTGCGCCGAGCATCACAAGGGTGGTGTGGTAGCACTGGGTGAACTCGTAACGCTGCACATCCTCTTGCATCTGTGCTGCTTTTTCAGGGCTGTAGGTGGGGGCAGGCATGGCCCCTGAAGACAATTGACGCTCTGAGAGCAGGTTCCAGGCAAAGCGGGTGATGGGTGTGTCCAGCACCTCCACAAAAGCCAGGCACATCAGGAATTCTCCGGCCAGATCAAGGTTGTCCTGCCTGAGCATCATGGCGAGGGCATCCTGCAGCATCCTTTGCAAATCATGCGTTTCTGCGGGCAGCACCTGCTTTAAGGGCACCTGCCCAAGGTCTGCCAGGTAAAACAGTGTGTGGGTGATGCTGTAGAGGTCGTTGGTGTTGCACTGGGTCAGGCTGCGGCCTTTTGCCAGAATGGTTTTCTGGTAGAGGGGCAGGTAAAGCACGGGATCAAACTGCCCTGTGGCCCGGTCCAGTGCGTAATGCAAATCCATCACCCGAAAAGGAATGCGGCTGCGCTCCACCACTTCGTGCAGCCTGGAAGCCAGGAAAACCTCCAGCAAACCATCTGCACAGCGCTCTGGCTGCCCGGTGATGTTGAAGAACTCGTTCCTGAGGGCAAAAACCATCAGGCCAGCAGGGTCATGGTGGGCAAAGGCCGGGAAATCATAACTTTCAAAGGTGCGCTCGATGAAGTGGCGGATGGTGTGCAGCTCTGGGAATTGCCGCTCCAGGTTCATGCGCAGAAAAGGATTCACCACAAAGACCAGTTCCAGAAAGGGTTTCACCCTCAGGGTGTGGTCCTGCACGTAAGGATGCCCAGGGTCAAAGCACTCCAGATGGTCCATGACCCACTTCAGGGACTGCTGGAACACCCGATCAACCTGCAACGACATGGGGCACCTCCTCCGCTTTTGGTCCGATGATGGCTCCTGCGCCGCCCTGCAAGTGTTTCTCTGCCAGAGCAGGAAGCACTGAAAGTTGCGTGTCCAGCAACCTCTGCATGAAAGCGGTGCGCACCTGGGGGGTGTACCCTCTGGCCTGATCCATCAGGGTTCTGCGGGCCTGGGCTGCACTGGACACCAGGGGCCGGATCTGCCGGAAACTGGAGAGTTTGGCAGCATAAAGCTGCTCTGGGGTGATGTCTTTTGCAAGCTGTCTGGCCTGCTGGAACACTTTCAGGGTGGCCTCTGCCTGGGGGTCTCGCAAGGAAGCGCAGATCAGCAGGCCCTGTTCAGGTGCAGCCCGGCCCATCGCGCCGTAAGCCCCGCCTTTTTCACGCACCTGCACATGGAAATGGTCGTGCAGGATGCGGGCCAGCAGGTACATCCCCGGCGCATCGTCGTGCAGATAAGGCACGGTGCGGTAAATCCATGCTGCAAAAGACACCGGACTGGGGATGTGCTGCCTCCAGATGGGGGCAGAGGCTGCTGTTTCAGGGAAAACCACCTTCTGGGACAACACAGCTTCACCCTGAGGGAACCGGGCGAGAAAATCAGGCAAAGCCTGCAGTCCCGTGTCTTCCTTGCTGCAGATCACCACCTGCATTCTGGATTGCTGGAACAGCAACTCATGCAGGTCCTGAAGCCTGTCCAGCAAGTCGGGATCCTGCAGGTGCTGATGGTGGGTCTGCAAAGCAGTCAGACCATCCAGCTGCTCTCTCCACTGCAGAGCAGGGTTCAGCCTTCTGGAAGCCTGCAGCACAGCGAACTGGTGCCCGGCCACCACCATCTGGTTTTCCATCAATTTGATGCGCTCCTTCAGGACGGCCTGCACTTCCTGGGCTGTGAACTGCAAGCCAGCAAGCCAGCTTCCCAGCGTTTCCAGTGCCTGAGGGATGCGCTCTGAAAGCCCTCTCAGGTGGATCAAAAGTTGAGCACCCACCAGGCCCGAATGTTCCGGGCTGTGAAAGATGTCCACTGCAGGGGTCCACTGGGCGCCTGCGTCCTGCATGCTGGAGGCCAGCGCTGCAAAAGTCTGCTTTTCTGTCCCACAGCGGCCCAGCATCACCTGATAGGTGGTGAGCAGTTCCCACTGCTCAGAAGTCAGGTCAGAGAGTTCCACCGTCAGGGTCAGGTGCGTGAGGCCCGATTCTGCCAGAACCACCTGCTGCACAGGAACACCAGCAATCAGGTGCAGGTCGTGGGCCACTTCAGGGGTTTCCGGGTTCAGGTCTTCCAGCTTTAAGGCAGGCAGGATGCAGGTGTCCAGGGCTGGAGTTGCTGTGCGCTGGCGTTCCAGCCTTGCAGCAACATCTTCCGGGTTCAATTCAGGCAAGTTTTGCTCTGCAGGACCAGACTTCATGACGATTCTGGAAGGTTGCTGGCTCATCAGGTGCTGCTGGACCAGACCCTGCAAAAACCCTGAAGGATCTTCCATGCTTCTGAGCTGCTGGATCCAGCCTCCCATCGAGCAGGCCTCTGCACTGCTGGCCTGGTGGTGGTGTGCGCCCAGCACGCTGAACAGCAACTTGACCCCATAAGGCACCTGGGCGTGTCCGGTGTCCCGGTCTTCCAGTTCAAAGCGGGTCAGGGCCGCCTGGATCAGGTCATTTGGCACAGGTTCACGCAGGCAGGCCAGCACCTCTCTTTCAATCAGATCTGCATCGGTGGTGCCTTTGATGCCCACAGCAAAGACCGCTTCTTCGGTTTCGGAGTGAAAGCCAGAGCAATCTGCCAGCGCATAACCGTGTTTCAGCAGCACTTTTTGCAGGGGTGCAGCGGTGTGCCCCAGCAGAATGAAGGTCAAGAGGCTCAGGGCAAAATGTTCCAGCCCTTCTTTCTGGTGCACGGTTTTCCAGACCAGCAGCACCTGATCGGTGTTGGGGTGGGTGCAGATCAGATCAGACACTGGAGGATTCAGGGCTTCAATTCTGGGAGCAGGCTGGCCCACGGGAACGTGTTTCAGCACCTCATCCAGCTTTTCCAGCAGGTCAGAAAGCTTCACATCGCCGTAACTGTAAAAGCAGGTGTTGGCTGCACAGTAATGCTCTGCATGGAAATCCCGCACCTGATCTGCAGTCAGGTTCACGATGGCTGCAGGATCTCCCCCGGAGTTTCTGGCCCAGGCACTGCCCGGAAAGAGCGCACGGGTGACCTGTTCGCGCATCACACGGGCAGCGTTGGCCATGCCGCCTTTCATCTCGTTCATCACCACGCCCTGGTACTCACCTGTCTCCGTGACCCGGCAGGCTTCCTGATCGAAACTGCTGTCCAGCAACAAGGGATGAAAGCAGGCATCCAGGTACACGTCCAGCAAATTCCAGTAATCCTGCGGCACACTGCTGGCAAAGGTGAACGCAGTCCAGTCGCGGGTGGTGCTGGCATTCATGTAATCGCGCAAGGAACGGCTCTGCATCTCGAAGAAGGTCTTTCTGGAAGGGTACTTCCGGGATCCGCACAGCACCAGATGCTCCAGCACGTGGGCCACACCAGAATCGTCTGGCACCGGGGTGTAGAAAGAGGTGGTGAACACGCGGCTGGAATCCGGGGTCTGCAGGTGCAGCAGGGTGGCACCACTCTCGTGCCTGAGCTGCAGAAACTCCCCTCCCAGATGAGACAGCGCCTTGCGCTGAAGGACTTGAAAACCATGTGACAGTGTCATGTTGCTCCCCACAAATGCTGATGATGTGAATGGGTTTGAACGGTGCTTCAGAGGTGAAAGATGCGCTGGGGCCAGAAGGTCATGATGCTCAACCCAGGAAAACCCAGATCTTTCTTATGCTTTAAGCAAAGCTGCTGCACACCCTGAAAGCTGCTGTCTGACCGCTGACTGCTGCTCTCAATAGCTGTTCAGCACACCCTGCAGACGCACACCCCGGTCTGCTTTCCTGAACACCCACACCCCGAGGGCAAACCACAAGAGGCCGTTGGCCAGCATGAGGGCGATTTGCTCTAAAGGCAGGCTTTCCCCGCGCACCATCACGTCCCGCAGGCCAATGGCACTGGGCACCAGGGGCAGCACAGACAGGAGTTTCTGCACCAGAGCAGGGCTTTGCTCGAAGGGGGTCATCATCAGGAACAGCAGCCCGAAATTCACAAGGTTCAGCAGTTGCTGCACTTTCTTGGCACCCAGGGCCAGTGCCCCGAACAGGAAGGCCAGTCCGTAAGCGGCCAGAATGGTGGTCACCACGGGCACCAGCACCCACACGCTGATGTGCAGGTGCACTTTTGTCAGCAGCACAATCAAAGTCAGGATGATGGCATTGCTGAGGACCATCCAGATGGTGTTTGAAAAGGTGCGCAGCACAAAAATCTTCGTGAGGCCGTAAGGGGAAAGGCACACCTGCTCCAGCGTTCCGCTCTGGGCTTCCTGGCTGGTGTCGCTGCTGATGTCTGCCAGAATGAACAGAATCAATGCCCACAGGGTGTACCCCACCACGATGGAATCCAGACGGTCTCCGAACTGGTTCAGGCCCGACATGTATTTCGCACCAAAAAACAAAGCCAGGAACACAATGGTGATGCCCAGAATGCTGCCGATGGTGTTGCCCATGTAGCGCTTCAGCAAAATGGCGCTGCGCCGGAATTCCGCAAAGAACAGCTCAAACATGGAGGGCTCCTTTCTGCAGGTGCAGGAAGATGTCTGTGAGGTCTGCAATGGTGGGTTCCAGATGGCGGATGTCCAGGGGTCTGAGCACATCCAGCACCTCGTAAAGTCCTGCAGGTGAGCCAAAATAAAGCAGTCTGTCTTCCTGCACGTTCACAGGGAGAGAGCGCAGCTTGTGTTGCTGCAGGGTGTCCAGCTCACCTGCAAACTGGATGGTGTAAGACTGACCGCTGTACTCGGCGATCAGTTCCCCGGTGGGTTTCTCGGTGAGGATTTCCCCCTGGCGCATGATCACCACGCGGGTGGAGAGCTCCTGCGCCACATCCAGCTGGTGGGTGGTCAGCAATATGGCCTGACCCTGCTCTGCAAGCTCCATCACCATGCTCTTGATCCCCAGGGTCGCCTCCACATCCAGACCCAGGGTGGGTTCATCCAGCAGCAGCAGTCTGGGCTGGTGGATCACGCTGAGGGCAATGGCCAGTTTCTGCTGCATGCCTCTGGAGAGCTGGAACACCAGGGTGTTTTTCTTCTCGGTGAGGCCAAAGCGCTGCAGAAGTTCGGCAGCACGGCTTCGGGCCTGCCTGTGGTTCAGGCCCTTCAAGACCCCGAAGTACTCCAGGTTCTCCTGCACCGACAGTTTCCAGTACA
This sequence is a window from Deinococcus roseus. Protein-coding genes within it:
- a CDS encoding ABC transporter ATP-binding protein, which translates into the protein MDFRIEHLTHRYSKEKTALQDVNLQLQPGIIGLLGPNGAGKSSLIRILATLTRPTEGKLLWQGQDITRNPQILRSRLGYLPQDFNAYPNLSPLEFLDYVSALKNIPAAKARKRSLELLEALNLSSALHRPIGDFSGGMRQRVGIAQALLGDPELLILDEPTVGLDPEERVRFRQLLLSLAKDRIILISTHIVSDLESAARQVVLLSQGQVVFQNETKTLQDSMKGKVWNLLVSEQDLPEVQSRYTISASVQQEDGVLVRVLSQTAPSSKAVAAVPTLEDAYLFYTRKEEVPRAQLAPRLG
- a CDS encoding DUF6895 family protein, with product MSLQVDRVFQQSLKWVMDHLECFDPGHPYVQDHTLRVKPFLELVFVVNPFLRMNLERQFPELHTIRHFIERTFESYDFPAFAHHDPAGLMVFALRNEFFNITGQPERCADGLLEVFLASRLHEVVERSRIPFRVMDLHYALDRATGQFDPVLYLPLYQKTILAKGRSLTQCNTNDLYSITHTLFYLADLGQVPLKQVLPAETHDLQRMLQDALAMMLRQDNLDLAGEFLMCLAFVEVLDTPITRFAWNLLSERQLSSGAMPAPTYSPEKAAQMQEDVQRYEFTQCYHTTLVMLGAAVMVYGKQVVA
- a CDS encoding insulinase family protein; this encodes MTLSHGFQVLQRKALSHLGGEFLQLRHESGATLLHLQTPDSSRVFTTSFYTPVPDDSGVAHVLEHLVLCGSRKYPSRKTFFEMQSRSLRDYMNASTTRDWTAFTFASSVPQDYWNLLDVYLDACFHPLLLDSSFDQEACRVTETGEYQGVVMNEMKGGMANAARVMREQVTRALFPGSAWARNSGGDPAAIVNLTADQVRDFHAEHYCAANTCFYSYGDVKLSDLLEKLDEVLKHVPVGQPAPRIEALNPPVSDLICTHPNTDQVLLVWKTVHQKEGLEHFALSLLTFILLGHTAAPLQKVLLKHGYALADCSGFHSETEEAVFAVGIKGTTDADLIEREVLACLREPVPNDLIQAALTRFELEDRDTGHAQVPYGVKLLFSVLGAHHHQASSAEACSMGGWIQQLRSMEDPSGFLQGLVQQHLMSQQPSRIVMKSGPAEQNLPELNPEDVAARLERQRTATPALDTCILPALKLEDLNPETPEVAHDLHLIAGVPVQQVVLAESGLTHLTLTVELSDLTSEQWELLTTYQVMLGRCGTEKQTFAALASSMQDAGAQWTPAVDIFHSPEHSGLVGAQLLIHLRGLSERIPQALETLGSWLAGLQFTAQEVQAVLKERIKLMENQMVVAGHQFAVLQASRRLNPALQWREQLDGLTALQTHHQHLQDPDLLDRLQDLHELLFQQSRMQVVICSKEDTGLQALPDFLARFPQGEAVLSQKVVFPETAASAPIWRQHIPSPVSFAAWIYRTVPYLHDDAPGMYLLARILHDHFHVQVREKGGAYGAMGRAAPEQGLLICASLRDPQAEATLKVFQQARQLAKDITPEQLYAAKLSSFRQIRPLVSSAAQARRTLMDQARGYTPQVRTAFMQRLLDTQLSVLPALAEKHLQGGAGAIIGPKAEEVPHVVAG
- a CDS encoding ABC transporter permease is translated as MFELFFAEFRRSAILLKRYMGNTIGSILGITIVFLALFFGAKYMSGLNQFGDRLDSIVVGYTLWALILFILADISSDTSQEAQSGTLEQVCLSPYGLTKIFVLRTFSNTIWMVLSNAIILTLIVLLTKVHLHISVWVLVPVVTTILAAYGLAFLFGALALGAKKVQQLLNLVNFGLLFLMMTPFEQSPALVQKLLSVLPLVPSAIGLRDVMVRGESLPLEQIALMLANGLLWFALGVWVFRKADRGVRLQGVLNSY
- a CDS encoding ABC transporter ATP-binding protein — protein: MQILKATGLKKHYRVRGETVEAVKNLSLSCAAGEVVAFLGANGAGKTTTLKMLTGLVRPDAGTVEVCGEDPNRDPKALRQIGAVLEGNRNLYWKLSVQENLEYFGVLKGLNHRQARSRAAELLQRFGLTEKKNTLVFQLSRGMQQKLAIALSVIHQPRLLLLDEPTLGLDVEATLGIKSMVMELAEQGQAILLTTHQLDVAQELSTRVVIMRQGEILTEKPTGELIAEYSGQSYTIQFAGELDTLQQHKLRSLPVNVQEDRLLYFGSPAGLYEVLDVLRPLDIRHLEPTIADLTDIFLHLQKGALHV